The Salminus brasiliensis chromosome 4, fSalBra1.hap2, whole genome shotgun sequence nucleotide sequence TACACACCTATTATACTGTGAACAGATATTACTCACGTATTGTTCATTGTTTTACGAAAGTCTGCACCCATGTTCTCTTTGTAAAAGCGCATGGATGGGATGATGGAGCCTGTAGTCCAGTAGATCATGACGTTGGTAAGGAGGTCATCCAGACTGTACTTTCTATGGCAGAACAAAGACTCTTCTTTAGCCTTATTTAGCTCTTATTAGCCCAACAATCATGAATGCAATGTAGGCTTCTAAGTTATTGTAtcacattaataataaacatatatgtGAGTTATTTATATGGTGCTATTTTGCTGCCACATCTAGGACAATCAGTTCATAGCATTGTGCATATGATTTCAATAGTCAAATTTTCGGTTTGAACTGAAGTAAAGTTTATAATGTGCTATTCTTGTCTTTTAGAAATCCTTGTGGCGTAGCTCAAAAATGAGACGTAAGGAACAGCAAAGCAGCCAATACAGGTctataatatacagtattattatAAGCCTCAAGTGATGACTGTCCAGTAGGATTGTCCCGCAGCTTTTTCCTAATGGACAGGGCTAAAATTCATGAAAATGTTGATGGATTTGTATTTCTCAGAGTATTTACATAACAACACAACATGTCTTCTACTGAAGTATGTTCACTAAGTTacataactgtaactatgttTGTCAATGTAACAGGTTACTAGCCACCATAAGTaacaacttttctttttttacctcTCTAAACCCCCATCCTCAAGGTCCCTGTTCTCAAAATCAGTCCAGGTGCTGAACTTCTCCAAGATGTAGGCAGCCAGACCAACTGGGGAGTCATTTACTCCACAGCCTGTGAGGGGAGACAAACTCCACCAAGTTAACATTCTACAAAACAATCATAAGCCCAATGTCCGCTGATTTTCACACATTTACAAACTGGTACAAACTGGGCTATACAATATGTTACGTTTTATATGGCGGTATTGATGACCATTGAGATTGTGATATGGCTGCATGACTGAGAAGCCCACTGTATTCGATATTCAAATTTTTACACAGATGTAATGTACATATGATCGCTATCTGGTTAAAGCCTCGTATaaacaaaatggcaactttacacaAGAAggataaaacatttttaacgtTTAATCGAAgttatgtaaaaagattttattccaggtctttttggagcattgctattggtcctATTCCTACTGGTTAAAGAAtaaagattcacattatgtcaaaattgAGTCAAGTTTTGCTGTTCTTTTACATCTTGCCATGATGATGAAtgtctatttttaaaatgtcacGATGAAAGttaaaaggttttttcctcctcctgtgaagttgtatgtgtgtaaatcACATTCATCATTCATGTGCTCCTCATGTGATGTTTCGAATTATGCAATAAGGGAGAACGCTACACACAGTAGCCTCTTTAAGTATTAGTAGAGTGTATGATACATATCAATACGCTCAGCTCTAATACAAACTTACCCACTGTTAGCACTACATTCACAATCTGAGTGTTTACTGCTGAAgttgtttaaacacattaaaggCCCACTCTTTGCCAGGCAAGACAAAATATGGTTGTAGCTAGAATTAAGCTTCCAGTACAGTACCTGCAGTGTCCGGTTTGGTGGCCTGGATGTGCATGTAGCCAGATTCTCGCAGTATTTCATACACATTCTTTTGCATGAAAGGATACATTCGGCGGACATCTTCTCTGGTGAATCCCACCAGGAAAGGCAAGTAGCGGCCAATGAGGAGAGAGACAGTGCTCATAAGGCCTCCTGCCTTGGCATTGACCATGTTGAGATGCAGACCCCGAACGCACCTAAGACCAAAGAAGAAGGAAGACTGTGTGTAAAACTGCAGAATAAGCTCTGCATAACAATAACTAGTAATAACTTTCAGATTAGGGATATAAAGTTATCTACCAAAAGATATATAATCTCACAGTAACATtagacatttttcacatttgACATAAATGTATCATGAGATTGAAAAAACTAattgaaaaagacaaaaatgcaCCAGCAAAACAGCAGTGCCACATTTATAAAAATCTCAAGAAATTAATAAAAGAAGGTAATGACATAGCAGGCTGCCATCCAATGAGCCACTAGTTGCTATGCAGTTAATGacaatgaaatagtaaactaTTGTAcaatagttgttgttgtttactggttctgtataattcattaaaaacattaaagtgTATGACAACAATCTCCATATTATTCAGTGTATCACTATTTTCCCACTTCTAATGTCAGCATTAAATGACAGCACCTCAATACCTTGGGTATTATGTGGTTAATATGGGTTTGTGTCGTTAAAATATACTTTTTCATGTGTGCAAAATTATTTATCTCACTCAGGCTTCATCAGAgccatggtggtggtgatgaaggCTCCCCAGTCCCCTCCTTGAAGGTAATAGTCAGTGAACTCCAGTCTGTCCATCAGTTTATGGAAGATACGTGCAGCACCCATTGAATTGAATCCTGCCATATTACAAATCATGCTTTAAACATGTGATaagaatattaaaataatgttttcagTTCGCAGTAATATATGACTAGGGCATAAACACCATACAGGCCGACATGTAAGAGTTAATAAGAAAAGAAACTAGGAATATTAGCTAGCAATGCTAAGTACATACTCAAGTCACAACTAGACTGTTTATTGTAAGCCCTTACAATGTAGGTCTATGCAGTACCACACATAGTTACTTACCCTTGTACCTAAATCCACTGGTCACATTATCAGGTACACTTACTAGCAAGCTACTTCCATAGTGGAATGAACCAcaacccaaataatatctggtcagcaATGGTCCTGTGATGGTTTGTTTTGAAAGAGGTATTCATTTAAGCACCATTTCTCCCTAAAAAGTGGTCCAGTATGTTAAGTGTATCTAATAATATGGCCAGGTTTATAGGTACAAGGTAGGCTTACCTAATAAACTAGTGATTTAATGCATGTCTGAAGTCTCACCTTGAATCTGGGGAGCTTCAGAGTAGCCATAACCTGGAATAGAGGGGCAGATGACCTCAAAAACAAAGTCTCCCTCCGTCTCAATGAGCATAGGAATGATCTTGTAGAACTCAAAGAAGGAACCAGGCCAGCCATGCACCATCATTAAAGGCAGGACCTTCTGCCCAGCACGTGGGACAGGCTTCACATGTATGAAATGCACATCCAGACCTGTGAAGATACATACAGAATTAAACCATGCTAACGTTTCAGAGCTCATATGTGGCATCCTAGAGAAGTGTGTAAACATACTCACCCTCAATGTTGGTTTTGAAGTGAGGGTACTTGTTGAGCACCTTAACCTGTTTCTGCCAGTTAAAATCATGCCTCCAGTATGAGGCCACCTTTTTGAGATGGGCAGAGTTAAAGCCATAGTGGAATCGAGCATCTTCCAGACTGTCTGTGTATCTCATTTTGTCGATACGTTCATGAAGATCCTGAAAGGAGCAGATATTATTGGTTTTAATGCCATTTATGAATCGAACTATAATACAAATAATCAACCTGTTTTACCAACTAGGTACTTCTCAAACGGGGGAATGTACCAAACCGTGAAGCCATGGTTTTTGGAAGTCTGTTTGGGTATTAAACCATGGACTTCTTATTGACTCATGTTATAGTGTAGAGAttgctacatttacatttacatttatggcatcttatccagagcgacttacatggttactcgtattacagaggagggccaacgtagtgttaggagtcttgcccaaggactcttattggtgtagcgcagcatagtcacccagaccgggaatcgaaccccagtctcccacatggtgtggtagctcactggcaggttatctgttgcgccacaccaaccactatgcTATGATCCGATACCCAGTGTGCTGGATGTCAGATACAgttaaaattaagaaaaaatgaTCACCTGTATCATATCTTCAGAGGTCTCCACAACAAAAGGACGTATTGTTCTGTCCTCAGTGGAAGGCCTCTCTCCTACCCTCCACCAGCCATTCCCAACTGGGACCTTCTTTGGCTGTCTCCTCCAAGCCAGATAGCATAAAAGACCCCCAATTCCAACAGAGGAAAGTGCCAGTACTTTCAATTTGCAGGGGTCAAGCTCAGAGAGGGCTTTTCTGCAAAAGACAAGAGAAAATTGTCAGTGTACCACAGGTGAACTGGATAATAgcagaaaatacaaataatggtttttttttgtttggtttttgcaGAAGACTATTACAGCTTTAAGTGGTGGAGTACTTGACATGATGGCAACACGTAAATGCCATTTTCCATATTCAGAAATATGCCTTTCCTCTTAAGTGAGCAGTCTGTGAAGACTAGGGGTGTAGGAAAACAAGAATATATTGAAATACTGTGATATGTTATGCAATACTGTCTCGATTCTCAAAGACATGTAAGgtttggtggcagacagtggttcattttgtgttgtttgaaccctgaccactagatggcagtacTGTACTCTTGTCtccagatcccactgttctgattacTCAGATATTATGATGGTATGATGTTGTGCTTTTTATACTATGACAATTTTcatacaattattttttttttaaattgtgatCTATAGCTTATAGATATATACAATATCGCAATATATTGAATGTAACCCCTTCTTCCCTGAACTCGACAACGTCTTTAAACCAGGTGATTATGCGCTGTCCATGAGCGGCTTGCAGCGACACACCTTTCGACATgtcaatttatttttaattaattaataaattaattaattaaaaataattcataattaatttataaattCTCGTAAAAACTTTCTGTTTGATGTTACTGCGACTGgcatatttattgttttatcatTGCCATTACTATAATCTGTACTATACCCTCTATCTAGGTTGCACCATCACAACTTGGTTGTAGTCCACGCTTTGCACTACCCCACAAAACAACTGCTGCCATagattttgtatatatttaatatttaactttTGTACAACTGTAATattgattaaatatttaaaagacaCAAATGATCTTTTGTATATGCTCTTAAATTATGTTTATATTATCTTATATTTGCACATAATAGAGAGTTCCTAGTTTTGTGAATATTTCTACcactgttgtgtttatattaGAGCTGTCCTGCTGTAGAGGGGTTAGCACTACCAGGGAATGAGTGAATGGCCTCCTTTCAGAGGCCTGGCAAAGCTACAGCCCATTGTTTCCCATTACGGTACGAACAGCTTGTAAAAGTGACCACCTCAACAGGCAAGCTTGTCGAGGACCTCGAGGACCTCTCCACAACTCCAAATGCCCCGTCTCACCCCCCTATTAACAAAGCGTAGTCCTACTCACTGGATATTCTCCACAGTCTGCATGATTTCGTGACAGACCTCCACCCACGGCGGTTGTAGCAATACGCTCGTGCACTACAGAAACCTAGACAGCCTGCATGCGTGTGCAGTTCCCTTCAGCGCTTCCAGAGTCCGAAGGTTAAGTTTAGCTAAAGTGCGCGAGGAGtttaggatcaggatcaggatcaggatcaggagtTCCTGTTTGGTCGCGCGGTGTTTCCCCACCCACCCATTCCCTccgtcagcagcagcaggtgggatttgtcggaatacgggtgggggtgggggggagaaAAACACACTCCCGCTTTAAGAAATGACAAACAGTCATTAGTTAAAACCAAAAGAGACTAATTATTGCAAATAACTTcgtaaataacatttaaaaaatattattatgataaataaaatgaaaaggtATATATCGCAaatacaatgtgtgtgtgtatatatatatatatatatgatacagAAAATATATGCCTTAAAATACTTaactaattaagtaattaattattatttattattattattattattattattattattattattattattaatagtctCTGCAATTTAATACTATACTTTAATATTATTGCAAATAgctttgtgtatatatacacaaatatatattatatgatatatatatatatatattaaatgataCATCAAATATATGCATTTAAATACTTtactaattaagtaattaattatcaatattttttgttgtttgtttgttttttgttttggcgCCTTTTTACGGGTGGGCGGGTCTTAGAAGAGGGCGTTCACCTAAAATCACCTCTattggttttattattattattattattattattattattattattcgtcTCTGCAATTTAATACTCTACGTTTTGGCGCCTTTTTACGGATGGGCGGGTCTTAGAAAAAAAGACCAATTATTGCAAATAGCTtcgtatatatatacacaaatatatattatatgatacATCAAATATATGCATTTAAATACTTAACTAATTAAATCAATaatcaattaaattaattatcattattttttaaggtttgtttcttttttggcGCGTTTTTACGGGTGGGCGGGTCTTAGAAGAGGGCGTTCACCTTAAATCACCGCTATTGGTTTATCTGGTTTGAGTGACAGGCGCTCTGAAGCCTCGTCTGAAACCACGTTTTCTAACATGTGCACGGCAGCAGATAAACGGTATTTctgcattaaaaataaatcatcATCATATTAACTAATCACTGAATTGCTCGTTCATGCATTTACGCCATTGCTCTTCGTAAGTGCTTTACTCCAGTTGAAGCTGAACCGGCCTACCTATCGTATTTGTGGCTAAAATGTTAAATGCAGAACTTCAGTTTATCTGCTACTCTGAACTTAaatctatatattttatgtatttatataaatatattgcgTTCACTACCCACTTTTTTATGTTGAATTTCAACAACATTTTGCTTGCAGATTCTATTTAGCAAAACTTAAGGCACAAAATTAACAACATTTAGAGTCATTTTGAATAAGTTGAGAAGGAAACTACATTTAGGCAAATCAGCAAGGCGCTGATCTACTAAACAGTCGCCTGTAAAAGTGCAAAGTAACCcttctgtggtagtgaacacacacacacccagagcggtgggcagccaactccagcacccggggagcagagagggtaaagggccttgctcaagggcccaacagtgagcccgggaatcgaacccacaaccttgttattgatagcctggcgctctaaccgctgagccaccgctgcccaccagaaattatgcagttgagattcccacatttggggaattcgcaggggtcaggacaaccggagtgcaagtgatcatggtatctcccctgccattGACTATTTCCTCCCATTGACTGTATAGTCAATGTTGCGCTTTTTCCACCATGACACTTGTGTAGTGCACTTCCACTGGGGTGAGAACTTAATGAGCACTACCCGATAATACCCATTACAGCCTTACATATGTCATTACACAGCAAAGTAGAGTGGTTTACAAAaaggaggacactggggacacgtGGGTGTTcactgtggttaggatgttTTAGCCAGGAGCTTCAAGTAGGCGTAAGTTGTAGGATCATGGcagcgtatgtgtgtgttagagggGCAAAAAGTTAAGTAAACTaaacacacttttaaaaatgtccACTTTTCACATAAATGTTTTTTGTGCCAATATaacaaaaatacatacaaaaaataaagtcagctGGCATAAAAATCTGCCATTTTTCTCTAGACACAgtcctctttgtgtgtgtgattgactTCATTATAGATTTGAACCCTGATTTTGGTGCCTTTGGACCCTTCAGCATGTTTGGTTCCTCTGAAAGGCCAATAACTGATCTGTGCTTATTTATATTGGCATTGAGGCTCCTGCGCTATCTCTGGGAAGCGTTTTGATCAATGCTTGGATGTAGACGTATGTACATAAAGACCAGTTGTAGTGGAGAAAAGAAAGCAGGCCTTACAGAGACGTGTTTGAAGCTGAAAAATCTGCACACAGATTGTGTGGCGACTGTAGAAACTGGCATGAATTCAATGCAAAATCACGCAATCATTTTACGAATCGCAGCTGGACACATTTTTAGATCCACAAATAAGGA carries:
- the ephx5 gene encoding epoxide hydrolase 1, with amino-acid sequence MQTVENIQKALSELDPCKLKVLALSSVGIGGLLCYLAWRRQPKKVPVGNGWWRVGERPSTEDRTIRPFVVETSEDMIQDLHERIDKMRYTDSLEDARFHYGFNSAHLKKVASYWRHDFNWQKQVKVLNKYPHFKTNIEGLDVHFIHVKPVPRAGQKVLPLMMVHGWPGSFFEFYKIIPMLIETEGDFVFEVICPSIPGYGYSEAPQIQGFNSMGAARIFHKLMDRLEFTDYYLQGGDWGAFITTTMALMKPECVRGLHLNMVNAKAGGLMSTVSLLIGRYLPFLVGFTREDVRRMYPFMQKNVYEILRESGYMHIQATKPDTAGCGVNDSPVGLAAYILEKFSTWTDFENRDLEDGGLERKYSLDDLLTNVMIYWTTGSIIPSMRFYKENMGADFRKTMNNTTKVHVPTGLAAFPHELLHCPWVWASSRFKDLRSFTYMPRGGHFAAFEEPALLAQDLLQFVKKVESKRPK